Proteins encoded in a region of the Anopheles aquasalis chromosome 2, idAnoAquaMG_Q_19, whole genome shotgun sequence genome:
- the LOC126573283 gene encoding vacuolar protein sorting-associated protein 11 homolog: MAIFEWRKFNFFDLRKGVDKEKVAEALQEAKITATANGNTLIVVCDSAGYIHTFSRTWEVISFKGHDGSILLCDISKQNNLLVTVSQDGTGSSFKVWNLSKLSAVTGAQCLRSVRIPESAPTALAVSEGGQFMAIGFADGNISLYRGDISRDRSKTLKQLSAGSSAIVGIAFKHCHKHTQMFVCSNSGIYLYNLHSRDKEVRVVLGSMKKTVGCCALQTGHNEGYFMVGLEDAVYCYTSDGRGPCYALEGQKTLLHWYRSHLLVVMRNPRTPEGYTLTVIDIQNKFIVFTSPIEEIKAVLTEFGTCYILTESKQVFHLDEKDLQSKLNMLFKKNLYDIAVRIAKCNQYDAEGLAGIFKQYGDHLYSKGDYGRAVEQYAKTIGYLEPSYVIQRFLDARHIHFLTDYLQTMHEQGEATADHTTLLLNCFTRLDRTAQLKEFLKNDQKCNLFDVDVAIKVCRDASYVEEALQLAKTNRKHDACLSILTEDTQQFEEALRYLETLAHRDSKRILKKYGPLLMANCPTRTIALLKKLCTETVEPSAEEDPLDKEDASVEASMLNVGALLANLNLQQTEQTEHNDRCSPEDFIHLFTDTEQLIDFLEHLVRFVPSSNQSVYNTLIEHYLYCWRTIPGVEEKLLDLLKYNTERYDRMHALAQCRVQEFWPGVMYLYEEDKLYHLILRHYLQYREYDNLLACCRRLGQTDSTLWLQALNGLKNDSAAPPHVFTQVLQVISQKRLQAPLQVLDCLAFENGPTFASVKEYFAQIFQKEQDTIRSEEELARTYSEKSIAIKLHIKHLQEGNVEFQNTTCDACKQTLLMPALFFLCKHSYHQDCIRGYSETERDCPVCNKNNMQQIEALRAQSEARDQHEQFHNMLERSSDPFAVVADYFGRGLFNKLVLYEEESTDADQTAAQKANPASTQQPVATGPPVANTSKAAVPQASAVPIAGEVRGGIANANYGPGAEARMRQEEGRRLDAQESQLRLRLEEQERLRQQRQQQTVAMAQQQMKLRDERNAKVASPYGSPKPRSSFPLPTATSKPFSPAGTGKSGASVVAVVKNPFEEDDHQQSSQYDSTKNPFDEDTVPPATSKTKRPVVNAAPAPVGANPFDEEEVEYDSKLDPFAE; encoded by the exons ATGGCTATATTTGAG TGGCGTAAATTTAACTTTTTCGACCTCCGCAAGGGAGTCGATAAGGAGAAGGTAGCGGAGGCCCTACAAGAGGCCAAAATAACGGCCACTGCCAACGGCAACACGCTGATCGTGGTGTGTGATTCCGCCGGGTACATTCACACCTTCAGCCGCACTTGGGAAGTGATTAGCTTCAAGGGTCACGATGGTTCGATTCTGCTGTGCGACATCTCGAAGCAGAACAATCTGCTCGTCACGGTGAGCCAGGATGGCACCGGTTCCTCGTTCAAAGTGTGGAATCTTTCGAAACTGTCCGCCGTAACGGGGGCGCAATGTTTACGGTCCGTCCGTATCCCGGAATCCGCACCGACGGCGCTGGCCGTCTCCGAGGGTGGCCAATTTATGGCGATCGGGTTCGCGGATGGCAACATATCACTGTACCGCGGTGACATCagccgcgatcgatcgaaaacccTCAAACAACTGTCGGCCGGTTCTAGTGCTATCGTGGGGATCGCCTTTAAGCACTGCCACAAGCATACGCAGATGTTTGTCTGCTCGAACTCGGGCATCTATCTGTACAATCTGCACAGCCGTGACAAGGAAGTGCGTGTGGTGCTGGGAAGCATGAAGAAGACCGTTGGTTGCTGTGCGTTGCAGACGGGCCATAATGAGGGATATTTTATGGTCGGACTGGAGGATGCCGTGTACTGCTACACCTCCGATGGACGGGGGCCTTGCTATGCCTTGGAGGGCCAGAAAACGCTGCTGCACTGGTACCGGTCCCATCTGCTCGTAGTGATGCGCAACCCGCGTACCCCGGAGGGCTACACGTTGACCGTGATTGATATACAGAACAAGTTCATCGTCTTTACGAGCCCAATCGAGGAGATTAAAGCCGTGCTGACCGAGTTCGGTACGTGCTACATACTGACGGAGAGCAAACAGGTGTTCCACCTGGATGAGAAGGATCTGCAGAGTAAGCTAAACATGCTGTTCAAGAAGAATCTGTACGATATTGCGGTGCGCATCGCAAAGTGCAATCAGTACGACGCGGAGGGGTTGGCCGGGATCTTCAAGCAATACGGTGACCACCTGTACAGCAAGGGCGACTACGGGCGGGCGGTGGAGCAGTACGCCAAAACGATCGGCTATCTGGAACCGTCGTACGTGATACAGCGCTTCCTGGATGCGCGGCATATACACTTTCTCACCGACTATCTGCAGACGATGCACGAGCAGGGCGAGGCAACGGCTGACCACACGACGCTTCTGCTGAACTGTTTCACGCGCCTCGATCGTACGGCACAGCTGAAGGAATTTCTGAAAAACGATCAAAAGTGCAATCTGTTCGATGTCGATGTGGCGATCAAAGTGTGCCGCGATGCATCGTACGTCGAGGAGGCGTTGCAGCTGGCCAAGACCAACCGCAAACACGACGCCTGCTTGAGCATTCTGACGGAAGATACGCAGCAGTTCGAAGAAGCCCTCCGGTACCTCGAAACGCTGGCACATCGTGACTCGAAGCGTATCCTGAAGAAGTACGGTCCACTGCTGATGGCCAACTGCCCCACACGAACGATTGCGCTGCTGAAAAAGCTGTGCACCGAAACGGTCGAACCGTCGGCGGAAGAGGACCCTTTGGATAAGGAGGATGCGAGTGTTGAGGCGTCCATGCTAAACGTTGGTGCACTGTTGGCCAATCTAAACTTGCAGCAAACCGAGCAAACGGAGCATAATGATCGCTGCAGTCCGGAAGATTTCATCCATCTGTTCACCGACACTGAACAGTTGATTGACTTTCTCGAGCATTTGGTGCGCTTCGTGCCATCGAGCAACCAGTCCGTGTACAATACACTGATCGAGCATTATCTGTACTGCTGGCGGACGATACCGGGTGTGGAGGAGAAGCTACTCGATTTGCTGAAGTACAACACGGAGCGTTACGACCGGATGCACGCACTGGCCCAGTGCCGGGTGCAAGAATTCTGGCCCGGTGTGATGTATCTGTACGAGGAAGATAAGCTGTACCATTTGATCCTGCGGCACTATCTGCAGTACCGGGAGTACGATAATCTGCTCGCTTGCTGTCGTCGCCTCGGCCAGACCGATAGCACGCTGTGGCTGCAGGCGTTGAATGGATTAAAGAATGATAGCGCGGCACCACCGCATGTCTTCACCCAGGTGCTACAAGTTATAT CTCAGAAGCGCCTTCAAGCACCGCTCCAGGTGTTGGACTGTTTAGCGTTCGAGAATGGGCCAACGTTTGCCTCGGTGAAGGAGTATTTTGCGCAGATTTTTCAGAAAGAACAGGATACGATACGTAGCGAGGAAGAGCTGGCACGTACGTACAGTGAAAAGTCGATTGCCATCAAGCTGCACATCAAGCACCTACAGGAAGGCAACGTAGAGTTTCAGAACACCACGTGCGATGCCTGCAAGCAAACGCTGCTCATGCCGGCCCTGTTTTTCCTCTGCAAACATTCCTACCATCAAGA CTGCATTCGCGGATACTCGGAGACCGAGCGGGACTGCCCGGTGTGCAACAAGAACAACATGCAGCAGATCGAGGCACTGCGAGCGCAGAGCGAAGCCCGCGATCAGCATGAACAATTCCACAACATGCTCGAGCGTTCCTCGGATCCGTTCGCCGTGGTGGCCGACTATTTCGGGCGTGGCCTTTTCAATAAACTCGTCCTTTACGAGGAAGAAAGCACTGATGCTGATCAAACGGCAGCACAGAAG GCGAATCCAGCGTCAACGCAGCAGCCCGTAGCGACCGGTCCGCCCGTAGCGAACACATCGAAAGCCGCTGTTCCGCAAGCCTCGGCTGTCCCCATTGCCGGTGAGGTTAGAGGAGGAATCGCGAACGCGAACTATGGTCCCGGTGCGGAAGCTCGAATGCGGCAGGAGGAGGGCCGCCGGTTAGATGCGCAAGAAAGTCAGTTGCGGCTTCGACTGGAGGAACAGGAGCGACTCCGGCAGCAACGTCAGCAGCAAACGGTTGCCATGGCTCAGCAACAAATGAAGCTGCGCGATGAACGTAATGCTAAGGTTGCTTCGCCATACGGTAGTCCAAAACCACGCTCGTCCTTCCCGTTGCCAACGGCAACCAGTAAACCTTTTAGCCCCGCTGGTACCGGGAAAAGCGGCGCCAGTGTAGTAGCCGTTGTTAAAAATCCTTTTGAAGAGGATGACCATCAACAATCGTCACAGTACGATAGTACCAAAAATCCATTCGATGAGGATACAGTCCCACCTGCTACGAGCAAGACCAAACGTCCCGTTGTTAATGCGGCGCCGGCACCGGTCGGTGCTAATCCGTTCGACGAAGAAGAGGTAGAGTATGATAGTAAATTGGATCCGTTCGCCGAGTAA
- the LOC126573295 gene encoding dolichyldiphosphatase 1-like, whose translation MATVEAMLASEQTTCPGGGGGGGGSSLGTEWQPITLTLVEYPKGDLFGKLLAWISLAPLGIGAGFVALILFRRDLHTIVFFAGTLVNESINMMLKHWIQEPRPVSRAQIWNEYGMPSSHSQFMCFFATYVLLFIFIRLHHMNNSSSARIERIVRLLMLAICWVAAFLVCFGRVYLLYHTVRQVMIGALIGSVTGGLWFALTHCVLTPYFPMVVTWRISELFLLRDTTLIPNVLWFEYTATRQEARARARKLVSMKSQ comes from the exons ATGGCCACAGTCGAAGCGATGCTGGCATCGGAGCAAACAACCTGCCccggaggtggcggtggtggcggcggcagcagcttaGGAACGGAGTGGCAACCCATCACACTCACTTTGGTAGAGTACCCCAAAG GTGACTTGTTTGGAAAGCTGTTGGCATGGATCAGCCTTGCACCGCTGGGCATCGGAGCAGGCTTTGTCGCACTGATACTGTTCCGGCGTGATCTGCACACGATCGTGTTCTTTGCCGGGACGCTCGTGAACGAGTCCATCAACATGATGCTAAAGCACTGGATACAGGAACCGCGGCCCGTTTCACGTGCACAAATTTGGAACGAATACGGCATGCCTTCATCGCACTCGCAGTTTATGTGCTTTTTTGCGACCTacgtgctactattcatttttATAAG ACTGCATCACATGAACAATAGTAGTAGTGCAAGGATCGAACGAATCGTTCGGTTACTGATGCTGGCCATCTGCTGGGTGGCCGCGTTTCTCGTGTGCTTCGGTAGGGTGTACCTACTGTACCATACCGTGCGGCAGGTGATGATCGGTGCCCTCATCGGTTCCGTGACCGGTGGGCTGTGGTTTGCGCTAACGCACTGCGTCCTCACGCCCTACTTCCCGATGGTCGTGACGTGGCGCATATCGGAGCTGTTTCTACTGCGGGACACGACACTCATCCCGAACGTGCTGTGGTTCGAGTACACGGCCACCCGCCAAGAAGCTCGGGCACGCGCCCGCAAACTAGTGAGCATGAAATCTCAGTGA
- the LOC126573296 gene encoding translationally-controlled tumor protein homolog produces the protein MKIWKDIFTGDEMFSDTYKVKLVDNVMYEVYGKHVSRTLGDVQLDGANPSAEEADEGTDTATESGVDIVLNHRLVETGFSDKKQFTTYLKDYMKKLVTKLEEKSPEEVEVFKTNINKVMKDLLGRFKDLQFFTGESMDCDGLIAMLEYRDIDGESVPVLLCFKHGLEEEKF, from the exons atgaaaatttggAAGGATATCTTTACCG GTGACGAGATGTTCTCGGACACCTACAAGGTAAAGCTGGTGGACAACGTCATGTACGAGGTGTACGGTAAGCACGTATCGCGCACCTTGGGTGATGTGCAGCTGGATGGTGCCAACCCATCGGCCGAGGAAGCTGACGAAGGCACGGATACGGCCACCGAGAGCGGAGTCGACATCGTCCTGAACCACCGGCTCGTCGAGACCGGTTTCTCCGACAAGAAACAGTTCACCACCTACCTGAAGGACTACATGAAGAA GCTTGTGACCAAGCTCGAAGAGAAGTCGCCCGAAGAGGTTGAGGTGTTCAAGACCAACATCAACAAGGTAATGAAGGATCTGCTCGGACGCTTCAAGGATCTGCAGTTCTTCACCGGCGAATCGATGGACTGCGATGGTCTGATTGCCATGCTCGAGTACCGCGACATCGACGGTGAATCGGTGCCAGTTCTGCTGTGCTTCAAGCACGGTCTGGAGGAAGAGAAGTTCTAG